The following coding sequences lie in one Actinomyces capricornis genomic window:
- a CDS encoding N-acetylmuramoyl-L-alanine amidase: MSARRFLGVAVAMPLLLVGAPPAAIAEPQSAQDPAPVQILPLTTPSGAGTELGRGGLDSPDVASPGPQDTPSPQDRGDEAPAGTSGGMSVRPGLPSLLAAEVGAGVDPEADAVLLTDPLEVDDFYVAGFTWSGGSGPAEDVQIYLRVREGGAWSPWFLNELVDGGPDESTFNGTAEFITGGAEAVQASVVGSAESLPADLKLTLVPGRPQGEEVLEASQLATSQAEPTAVASQSAQPVGPAASPVEPTTAPQAAEAPEQAAPSPAPQHSPSSAAVHGSASPAGGMGIGPGVSTALAATVSGLPVSVTTREQWGANPAYMSWSPTYASASHVVVHHTAGTNNYTASQSPSIVRGIYHYHAVTLDWGDIGYNFLIDKYGQVFEGRYGSTRAAAGKMAVGAHARGANTGTMGLSMMGDYSTVAPSASQLDAVGRMAGWFLGRAGVSDATGSAPFTIKTTEKYAAGSTVTLPRILGHRDVGYTACPGNVGYSRLGQIRSIAQSQMHDGSRWVKEGGVWRHYSADGAKSTGWVSYKGQWYYLNPPGGAMATGWQKVGGSWYFLGSDGAMATGWLKSGGSWYYLSSSGAMATGWQKIGGAWYYLHPSSGAMAAGWQKIGGSWYLLGSSGAMATGWQKVGGAWYYLASSGAMTTGWQKISGTWYYLNPSNGAMATGWAKVGGSWYYLSSSGAMATGWQKISGTWYYLNPSSGAMATGTVRIDGASHSFSGSGAWIGEASAAREVKDGWSLEGSTYTLYRGGRAVESQPLRPVMAAPTASKDRLVSTMTSAYAGSGRSYPATALGRGGAPTAKDFFTIVYEEAVAEGVSPELLFAQVVKETGWLQFGGDVKVSQFNFGGLGATGGGVAGNRFPSVRVGLRAQAQHLRAYAEAGVSAGSLANPVVDPRFQYVRKGSAPYIQYLGIQENPNGGGWAASRHYGIELVKLMDQYFG; encoded by the coding sequence ATGTCGGCACGACGCTTCCTCGGCGTCGCGGTAGCGATGCCCCTCCTCCTGGTGGGAGCACCACCAGCGGCGATCGCTGAGCCGCAGAGCGCCCAGGACCCCGCACCCGTCCAGATCCTGCCCCTGACGACCCCCTCGGGGGCCGGCACGGAGCTGGGCCGGGGAGGGCTCGACTCCCCCGATGTCGCCTCGCCCGGACCGCAAGACACGCCCTCCCCGCAGGACCGGGGCGATGAGGCTCCGGCGGGCACCTCCGGCGGCATGTCCGTGCGCCCGGGCCTGCCCTCACTGCTGGCCGCCGAGGTGGGGGCCGGGGTGGACCCCGAGGCCGACGCCGTGCTGCTCACCGACCCCCTGGAGGTCGACGACTTCTATGTCGCGGGCTTCACCTGGAGCGGCGGGTCGGGCCCGGCCGAGGACGTCCAGATCTACCTGCGCGTGCGCGAGGGCGGCGCCTGGTCCCCGTGGTTCCTCAATGAGCTGGTCGACGGCGGCCCGGATGAGAGCACCTTCAACGGCACCGCCGAGTTCATCACCGGTGGGGCTGAGGCCGTCCAGGCCTCCGTGGTCGGCAGTGCCGAGTCCCTGCCCGCCGACCTCAAGCTGACCCTCGTGCCCGGCCGGCCCCAGGGCGAGGAGGTACTGGAGGCCTCGCAGCTGGCCACCTCCCAGGCGGAGCCCACGGCCGTGGCCTCCCAGAGCGCCCAGCCCGTCGGCCCTGCGGCCAGTCCCGTGGAGCCGACGACGGCGCCGCAGGCCGCCGAGGCGCCCGAGCAGGCGGCGCCCTCCCCGGCGCCCCAGCACTCCCCGTCGTCTGCGGCCGTCCACGGCTCGGCCTCGCCGGCGGGCGGAATGGGGATCGGCCCGGGGGTGAGCACCGCTCTGGCGGCTACGGTCAGTGGCCTGCCGGTGTCGGTGACCACCCGAGAGCAGTGGGGGGCCAACCCCGCGTACATGTCCTGGAGCCCCACCTATGCCAGCGCCAGCCACGTGGTGGTCCACCACACCGCCGGCACGAACAACTACACCGCCTCCCAGTCGCCCTCCATCGTGCGGGGCATCTACCACTACCACGCCGTCACCCTGGACTGGGGCGACATCGGCTACAACTTCCTCATCGACAAGTACGGCCAGGTCTTCGAGGGCCGCTACGGCTCCACCAGGGCCGCCGCCGGCAAGATGGCGGTGGGCGCGCACGCCCGCGGGGCGAATACGGGCACGATGGGCCTGTCGATGATGGGCGACTACAGCACGGTGGCACCCTCCGCCTCCCAGCTCGATGCGGTGGGGCGGATGGCCGGCTGGTTCCTGGGGCGCGCCGGCGTGAGCGACGCCACCGGGTCGGCGCCCTTCACCATCAAGACCACTGAGAAGTACGCGGCGGGCAGTACGGTGACCCTGCCCCGCATCCTGGGGCACCGGGACGTGGGCTATACCGCCTGCCCCGGCAATGTCGGCTACTCGCGCCTGGGGCAGATCCGCTCCATCGCCCAGTCCCAGATGCATGACGGCTCCCGGTGGGTCAAGGAGGGCGGCGTGTGGCGCCACTACAGCGCCGACGGAGCCAAGTCCACCGGCTGGGTGTCCTACAAGGGGCAGTGGTACTACCTCAATCCCCCCGGTGGGGCGATGGCCACGGGCTGGCAGAAGGTGGGGGGCTCCTGGTACTTCCTGGGCTCTGACGGCGCCATGGCCACGGGCTGGCTGAAGTCCGGCGGGTCGTGGTACTACCTGTCCTCCAGTGGGGCGATGGCCACGGGCTGGCAGAAGATCGGCGGGGCCTGGTACTACCTCCATCCCTCCAGCGGTGCCATGGCCGCGGGCTGGCAGAAGATCGGCGGGTCCTGGTACCTCCTGGGCTCCAGCGGTGCGATGGCCACGGGCTGGCAGAAGGTCGGTGGGGCCTGGTACTACCTGGCCTCCAGTGGGGCGATGACCACGGGCTGGCAGAAGATCAGCGGCACCTGGTACTACCTGAACCCCTCCAATGGTGCGATGGCCACGGGCTGGGCGAAGGTGGGCGGCTCCTGGTACTACCTGTCCTCCAGTGGGGCGATGGCCACCGGCTGGCAGAAGATCAGCGGCACCTGGTACTACCTGAACCCCTCCAGCGGCGCCATGGCCACCGGCACGGTGCGGATCGACGGCGCCTCCCACAGCTTCTCCGGCTCGGGCGCCTGGATCGGTGAGGCCTCGGCGGCCAGGGAGGTCAAGGACGGGTGGAGCCTCGAGGGATCGACCTACACCCTCTACCGGGGCGGCCGGGCCGTGGAGTCCCAGCCTCTGCGCCCGGTGATGGCTGCCCCCACCGCCAGCAAGGACCGGCTCGTCTCGACGATGACCTCGGCCTACGCCGGCTCGGGGCGCTCCTATCCGGCTACTGCTCTGGGGCGGGGAGGTGCCCCGACCGCCAAGGACTTCTTCACCATCGTCTATGAGGAGGCCGTGGCCGAGGGGGTGAGCCCCGAGCTGCTCTTCGCCCAGGTGGTCAAGGAGACCGGCTGGCTGCAGTTCGGCGGGGATGTGAAGGTCAGCCAGTTCAACTTCGGCGGCCTGGGCGCCACCGGGGGAGGTGTGGCGGGCAATCGCTTCCCGAGTGTGCGCGTGGGCCTGCGGGCCCAGGCCCAGCACTTGAGGGCCTACGCGGAGGCCGGGGTGAGTGCCGGCTCCCTGGCGAACCCGGTGGTGGACCCGCGCTTCCAGTACGTGCGCAAGGGGTCGGCCCCCTACATCCAGTACCTCGGTATCCAGGAGAACCCGAACGGTGGTGGCTGGGCGGCATCGCGCCACTACGGCATCGAGCTGGTCAAGCTCATGGACCAGTACTTCGGCTGA
- a CDS encoding DUF6541 family protein: protein MALALAALLLIALVAPGALLLRALGTGRLAALAGAPGLGVIAITASTVLLDRAGVDWTLGTATALLLGACILGAAGVLRRQGRPRLAAVAELWDNRGEWRHWARRALREQSMNPGRWGPREYWPGIIGVLVVAIPQTVVLIEAMDRPSAIFQNHDAMFHLNLIAEIRANGNASLLTSAHPVNGGGYYPNLWHAVAAILPGVPVTTGFNIVLIMVSALLTPLGCIALVRALGGGAVAMALAPFTATVTMWFPGLMLYFHGQAPTALSVALIPFALAAVVEWFGDRARLGTLCAALAAVAGVGLAHAGAGQILIVVGAVLGLVWSGQLLAAWRRLGLWARLASPLPALAGLLLLAVMGASSTLRFMGTYYRTEVPAGRALLNALTLAPFAEVGTVWHHLVLALASLVGLGLLIARRQWTFVLCWSVILILDLIAVLPAGWWSAYVGGWWRDEARFRAVLAVLAGVLAAYALGRLGTWCLEALRRGSRSTAVAGLLVLALAVGAIGHGSLEDDSLWARRAYDVDDMIHVPWVGPGEEQFMAYLERSLPDDAVVYGYPASGAGLLPVLTDVESFHRINSVGGDRPDKRYVGRAFDELRTDPKVCAIINEVGGTPLYYEDRTVDPREVRGEFPGYLDVDTSQGFTLLATNGQVAVWRVTACDPLAQASQAGLLDQQRDGS, encoded by the coding sequence ATGGCATTGGCACTGGCGGCCCTGCTCCTTATCGCCCTCGTGGCCCCCGGGGCCCTCCTCCTGCGCGCCCTGGGTACCGGCCGCCTTGCCGCCCTGGCCGGAGCGCCGGGGCTCGGCGTCATCGCCATCACCGCCTCCACCGTCCTGCTGGACCGGGCGGGGGTGGACTGGACTCTGGGCACGGCCACCGCCCTGCTCCTGGGTGCCTGCATCCTCGGCGCCGCCGGCGTCCTGCGGCGCCAGGGCCGCCCCCGGCTGGCCGCCGTCGCCGAGCTCTGGGACAACCGGGGGGAGTGGAGGCACTGGGCGCGCCGGGCGCTCAGGGAGCAGTCGATGAACCCCGGGCGGTGGGGGCCCCGTGAGTACTGGCCGGGGATCATCGGCGTGCTGGTGGTGGCCATCCCCCAGACCGTCGTGCTCATCGAGGCCATGGACCGGCCCTCGGCGATCTTCCAGAACCACGACGCGATGTTCCACCTCAACCTCATCGCCGAGATCAGGGCCAACGGCAACGCCTCCCTCCTGACCTCCGCCCACCCGGTCAACGGCGGGGGCTACTACCCCAACCTGTGGCACGCCGTGGCCGCCATCCTGCCCGGCGTCCCCGTCACCACCGGCTTCAACATCGTGCTCATCATGGTCTCCGCGCTCCTGACGCCCCTGGGGTGCATCGCCCTGGTGCGGGCCCTGGGAGGCGGGGCGGTGGCGATGGCCCTCGCGCCCTTCACTGCCACGGTCACCATGTGGTTCCCCGGCCTCATGCTCTACTTCCACGGGCAGGCTCCCACCGCCCTGTCGGTGGCGCTCATCCCCTTCGCCCTGGCCGCCGTCGTGGAGTGGTTCGGCGACCGAGCGCGCCTGGGCACCCTGTGCGCGGCCCTGGCGGCAGTGGCGGGGGTCGGGCTTGCGCATGCGGGCGCCGGGCAGATCCTCATCGTCGTCGGCGCCGTGCTGGGGCTGGTGTGGAGCGGCCAGCTCCTCGCCGCCTGGCGGCGCCTGGGGCTCTGGGCGCGCCTGGCCTCGCCCCTGCCGGCCCTGGCCGGCCTGCTCCTCCTGGCGGTCATGGGCGCCTCGTCGACCCTTCGGTTCATGGGCACCTACTACCGCACCGAGGTGCCCGCGGGCCGGGCCCTGCTCAACGCCCTGACCCTGGCGCCCTTCGCCGAGGTCGGCACTGTCTGGCACCACCTCGTGCTGGCGCTGGCCTCCCTGGTCGGCCTGGGACTGCTCATTGCCAGGCGGCAGTGGACCTTCGTCCTGTGCTGGAGCGTCATCCTCATCCTCGACCTCATCGCCGTGCTGCCCGCGGGCTGGTGGAGCGCCTACGTGGGGGGCTGGTGGCGTGATGAGGCCCGCTTCCGGGCCGTCCTGGCCGTCCTGGCCGGGGTCCTGGCCGCCTACGCCCTGGGCCGCCTGGGCACCTGGTGCCTGGAGGCCCTGCGCCGCGGGAGTCGATCGACGGCGGTGGCAGGGCTCCTGGTGCTCGCGCTCGCGGTGGGCGCCATCGGCCACGGCTCCCTGGAGGATGACTCGCTATGGGCGCGCCGGGCCTACGACGTGGATGACATGATCCACGTCCCCTGGGTGGGTCCGGGGGAGGAGCAGTTCATGGCCTACCTGGAGCGGTCTCTTCCGGATGACGCGGTGGTCTACGGCTACCCCGCCTCCGGCGCCGGGCTGCTGCCCGTCCTCACCGACGTCGAGTCCTTCCACCGGATCAACAGCGTCGGGGGGGACCGCCCGGACAAGCGCTACGTGGGCAGGGCCTTCGACGAGCTGCGCACCGACCCGAAGGTCTGCGCCATCATCAACGAGGTCGGGGGCACGCCCCTGTACTACGAGGACCGCACCGTGGACCCGCGGGAGGTCCGGGGGGAGTTCCCCGGGTACCTCGATGTCGATACCTCGCAGGGCTTCACGCTCCTGGCCACCAACGGGCAGGTGGCCGTCTGGCGCGTCACCGCCTGCGACCCGCTGGCCCAGGCGAGTCAGGCGGGCCTGCTGGACCAGCAGCGGGACGGCTCCTGA
- a CDS encoding ABC transporter permease, translating into MAIITDLRESRELLYNLTMREVKGKYKRTALGQLWSLANPIALMIVYSFVFRFIIRVQPDPGDPSGLNVFALWLMCALLPWSFFANVVNGGMGTLVGNENLIKKVYFPRSALLVSNSLSWLYSWSIEMIVLVLVVALLGGVPYLYILPAMALMILLTLFATGVAMMLSIANVYFRDTQYLVGILFQIWFYANPIVYPASMVRKVSDSLGSFHGITVIRLYELNPFYHFIEAFRNLLYDNRLPDASTSLIVLALSLGAFLIGWRVFDRHQSRLAEVL; encoded by the coding sequence TTGGCGATCATCACTGATCTGCGGGAGTCCCGCGAGCTCCTCTACAACCTCACCATGCGCGAGGTCAAGGGCAAGTACAAGCGCACGGCGCTGGGCCAACTGTGGTCCCTGGCCAACCCCATCGCCCTGATGATCGTCTACTCCTTCGTCTTCCGCTTTATCATCAGGGTCCAGCCCGACCCCGGCGACCCCTCGGGGCTCAACGTCTTCGCCCTGTGGCTCATGTGCGCCCTGCTGCCCTGGTCCTTCTTCGCCAACGTCGTCAACGGCGGCATGGGAACCCTCGTGGGCAACGAGAACCTCATCAAGAAGGTCTACTTCCCCCGCTCCGCCCTCCTGGTGTCCAACTCCCTGTCCTGGCTCTACTCCTGGAGCATCGAGATGATCGTGCTCGTCCTGGTGGTGGCGCTGCTGGGCGGGGTGCCCTACCTCTACATCCTGCCGGCCATGGCCCTCATGATCCTGCTGACCCTCTTCGCCACCGGGGTCGCCATGATGCTGTCCATCGCCAACGTCTACTTCCGCGACACCCAGTACCTCGTGGGCATCCTCTTCCAGATCTGGTTCTACGCCAACCCGATCGTCTACCCCGCCTCCATGGTGCGCAAGGTCTCGGACTCCCTGGGCTCCTTCCACGGCATCACCGTCATCCGCCTCTACGAGCTCAACCCCTTCTACCACTTCATCGAGGCCTTCAGGAACCTGCTCTACGACAACCGGCTCCCCGACGCCAGCACCAGCCTCATCGTGCTGGCCCTGTCCCTGGGGGCCTTCCTCATCGGCTGGCGGGTCTTCGACCGCCACCAGTCGCGACTCGCGGAGGTGCTGTGA
- the rfbB gene encoding dTDP-glucose 4,6-dehydratase, producing the protein MHVLITGGAGFIGANFVHQTLRRLPDATVTVLDKLTYAGNQGSLADLGDRATLVVGDIADADTVDPLVAQADVVVHFAAESHNDNSLRDPSPFIQTNLVGTFTLLEAVRRHGVRFHHVSTDEVYGDLELDDPAKFTPTTPYNPSSPYSASKAGSDLLVRAWVRSFGVEATISNCSNNYGPYQHIEKFIPRQITNLIDGVRPKLYGAGQNVRDWIHVLDHNDAVWEIIDKGRIGETYLIGAEGEKSNKEVVELICELMGREPDDYEHVADRPGHDLRYAIDNSKLVQELGWTPRYTDFRSGLEATIAWYRDNEDWWRPLKAEVEAKYAAQGQ; encoded by the coding sequence ATGCACGTCCTCATCACCGGCGGCGCCGGCTTCATCGGCGCCAACTTCGTCCACCAGACCCTGCGCCGCCTCCCGGACGCCACCGTCACCGTCCTGGACAAGCTCACCTACGCGGGCAACCAGGGATCGCTGGCGGACCTCGGGGATCGTGCGACGCTGGTCGTGGGCGATATCGCCGACGCCGACACCGTCGACCCGCTGGTGGCCCAGGCCGACGTCGTCGTCCACTTCGCCGCGGAGTCCCACAACGACAACTCCCTGCGAGACCCCTCCCCCTTCATCCAGACCAACCTTGTGGGCACCTTCACCCTCTTAGAGGCCGTGCGCCGCCACGGGGTCCGCTTCCACCACGTGTCCACCGACGAGGTCTACGGGGACCTGGAGCTGGACGACCCCGCGAAGTTCACCCCCACCACCCCCTACAACCCCTCCTCCCCCTACTCCGCCTCCAAGGCCGGCTCGGACCTGCTGGTGCGCGCCTGGGTGCGCTCCTTCGGGGTGGAGGCCACCATCTCCAACTGCTCGAACAACTACGGCCCCTACCAGCACATCGAGAAGTTCATCCCCCGCCAGATCACCAACCTCATCGACGGCGTGCGCCCCAAGCTCTACGGCGCCGGGCAGAACGTGCGCGACTGGATCCACGTCCTGGACCACAACGACGCGGTGTGGGAGATCATCGACAAGGGCCGCATCGGGGAGACCTACCTCATCGGGGCCGAGGGGGAGAAGAGCAACAAGGAGGTCGTCGAGCTCATCTGCGAGCTCATGGGCCGCGAGCCCGACGACTACGAGCACGTGGCCGACCGCCCCGGCCACGACCTGCGCTACGCCATCGACAACTCCAAGCTGGTCCAGGAGCTGGGCTGGACACCGCGCTACACCGACTTCCGCTCGGGCCTGGAGGCCACCATCGCCTGGTACCGGGACAACGAGGACTGGTGGCGGCCGCTCAAGGCCGAGGTCGAGGCCAAGTACGCCGCCCAGGGCCAGTAG
- a CDS encoding DUF6571 family protein: MTKLYMNPEKLAGKIEAMWALAMSATVAKSRIDDQSEQLHDPMKAVSIDVHLTSIQTAIDAVNARASDIAKCKNVIEDLNSNGVTVADSSGGITVEIPTEANVTSSETLSQWAQGATDAHDLKNLDNGGRLPSGRSYDDLVKSIEANKENTTYANGLVDTIGPENLIRISLDVRETFGANMRYFRKASVRPGSGSEIDKLLGVALSTASGTWSAEKSEIVANKIVSSVDEEGEWDRITILNAILGDHDANGDHVNDLKFGKDFLVSLGNGLEELPWETMATYSNIGVKSLAGKGNSDVVIGPHHLSGVLDAMGNNPDAALDFLAPEGSIPDGSRAGGNMNRMHELSERRWDKKGFAALTAAIASASAHRASDDSTMAARADDLAGHAVHYLVKNTEEGLYSDAAKARLGVLLANCAPEVESVLCGATASGVGPHPEQIPAASSDDFNTLIYRVIDNEDAAGTISAGIAQHARSVANADIAANAGNRAEQIDGINDAYVPAAEAIGALGGMADAKAGEARDDHAARTASAQTAIGVFTTVVTAGLTSAGGSAATFMRSPAGGAATSVATTLLSPVIADIMVPKTESPESKMMKSDADSALWAMAVQSAANSGDVTGDDGLISQEDLKKFSGEYSWIVRDADGTYRMDLSSADSDAYNKVRTWTRSMDGTPNEDIHEGLSNDFNGSYSRGEQRGYEISKEIER; encoded by the coding sequence ATGACGAAGTTGTACATGAACCCCGAGAAGCTGGCTGGGAAGATCGAAGCGATGTGGGCCTTGGCTATGTCGGCGACGGTGGCTAAGAGCCGGATCGATGATCAGAGTGAGCAGTTGCATGATCCAATGAAGGCGGTATCGATCGATGTGCACTTGACGAGCATCCAGACGGCGATCGATGCCGTCAATGCTAGGGCTAGTGACATAGCGAAGTGCAAGAATGTGATCGAGGATCTCAATAGCAATGGAGTGACTGTCGCTGATAGTAGTGGCGGGATCACGGTGGAGATTCCTACTGAGGCAAATGTGACTTCTTCGGAGACCCTGAGCCAGTGGGCTCAGGGTGCGACGGATGCACATGATCTGAAGAACCTTGACAACGGTGGGCGACTTCCGAGTGGCCGCAGTTACGATGACTTGGTGAAGTCGATCGAGGCGAACAAGGAGAACACTACCTATGCGAATGGCCTCGTCGACACTATAGGTCCGGAGAACCTGATCAGGATTTCCCTAGATGTGCGGGAGACTTTTGGTGCGAATATGAGGTATTTTCGGAAGGCTAGTGTTCGCCCAGGGTCGGGGAGCGAGATAGACAAGCTTCTTGGAGTCGCTCTGTCCACTGCGTCTGGAACCTGGAGTGCGGAGAAGTCAGAGATAGTAGCGAATAAGATTGTTAGTTCCGTGGATGAAGAAGGGGAATGGGATAGAATCACCATCCTCAATGCCATACTCGGCGATCATGATGCCAACGGTGATCATGTGAACGATCTGAAGTTCGGCAAGGACTTCCTCGTTTCCCTTGGGAACGGTCTTGAAGAGTTGCCATGGGAAACTATGGCAACTTACTCTAATATTGGCGTTAAGTCTCTGGCGGGAAAAGGAAATTCTGATGTAGTGATCGGCCCTCATCATTTGTCTGGAGTACTCGATGCAATGGGGAATAACCCTGATGCCGCGCTTGATTTCTTGGCTCCGGAAGGATCGATCCCCGACGGAAGCCGTGCAGGCGGGAATATGAATCGGATGCATGAGTTATCGGAGCGGCGTTGGGATAAGAAGGGTTTTGCGGCGCTCACCGCTGCGATCGCTTCAGCCTCGGCTCATCGAGCTAGTGATGATTCGACAATGGCGGCAAGAGCTGATGACTTGGCGGGACACGCCGTTCACTATCTGGTGAAGAATACGGAGGAGGGTCTCTATAGCGACGCGGCGAAGGCAAGGCTCGGTGTTCTTCTTGCGAACTGCGCACCTGAGGTGGAGTCCGTTCTTTGCGGCGCGACAGCTTCGGGAGTGGGTCCACATCCAGAGCAAATTCCGGCGGCATCTTCAGATGATTTCAATACCTTGATCTACCGGGTGATCGACAATGAGGATGCCGCGGGGACGATCAGTGCCGGAATCGCGCAGCATGCGCGATCCGTTGCGAACGCTGATATCGCTGCCAATGCAGGCAATAGGGCGGAGCAGATCGATGGAATCAATGATGCGTATGTTCCGGCCGCTGAGGCTATCGGTGCGCTTGGTGGCATGGCGGACGCCAAGGCAGGAGAAGCCAGGGATGATCATGCTGCGCGGACGGCATCCGCTCAGACGGCGATAGGTGTGTTCACGACGGTGGTTACCGCGGGACTCACTTCCGCAGGCGGATCGGCCGCTACGTTTATGAGATCGCCTGCAGGTGGGGCCGCGACCTCGGTGGCGACAACGCTCCTGTCACCTGTCATTGCGGATATAATGGTCCCTAAAACAGAGTCACCGGAGTCGAAGATGATGAAGTCTGATGCCGATTCTGCTCTCTGGGCGATGGCGGTTCAGAGTGCTGCTAACTCGGGGGACGTTACTGGTGATGACGGTCTGATCAGCCAGGAGGATCTGAAGAAATTCTCTGGTGAGTACTCCTGGATCGTTCGGGATGCGGATGGTACGTATCGCATGGATCTTTCCAGTGCCGACAGTGATGCCTACAACAAGGTGAGGACGTGGACGAGAAGCATGGACGGAACTCCTAACGAGGATATCCATGAGGGGTTGTCAAACGACTTTAATGGCAGTTATTCGCGAGGTGAACAACGGGGATACGAAATTTCCAAGGAGATCGAGAGGTGA
- a CDS encoding DUF6541 family protein, producing MTNAPALVLAATAALILTPGWLLARAWGARGTTALGAAPALSLAILGPATLLAQRSSQRWAPAILLTGWPMVLLVSGIVTGLVCTWLGRRAAAGRGEGLDRPAMGRRDALEFAGALVLAVVLTAIPVAVGTNGWDSPAQASDGVFHLSATAFVRLTGDASFLGGLAPMYDGMSVYYPTGWHALASLLPGDVVTGANAMVAVLGALVWPLSMAALLREVLRDTGRSLAVGGALAGSVIAPLLMLTSVWPYGLSVVVLPGALALLVRAVRRGSVGAVRRGSAWMLAGLGALGVVMAHGTGVFNLVVLGLPVVIMGGLPAVRRIWVRGGLARAALVLALAGCLAVVVGGAWFMRRSLISVFSFQRGSATIWETLFAVVVDHPLLATFFPWIPGNIVVLVLAVLGAGAWKRVPQVRAWAVGAGASLLLLLLATGPAWPLRLLAGPWYTQRARIMPLLTVAMLVLAAIGIQEATRRWGTRGAGGQDDDDKARRLPAAMRPLLVRARRDVPVAILLASLLLAPAWRWGLREDLLAAIHDPDSVSYGAMLSDGELELIRRAPQVLPEDAVVLGDPSNGSPYLWSVSGVRVIYPSRPGPVSEELTWLGNNANRIETEPRVCEILRRHGAAYYYSDDAPADGVVGGARKPLWGQALAEVPRSALEPIDSQGTAVLWRITACT from the coding sequence GTGACCAACGCTCCTGCCCTTGTCCTGGCGGCAACCGCCGCCCTGATCCTCACGCCCGGCTGGCTCCTGGCCCGGGCCTGGGGAGCTCGGGGCACCACGGCTCTAGGGGCTGCCCCAGCCCTGAGCCTGGCGATCCTCGGTCCGGCGACCCTGCTGGCCCAGCGCTCCTCACAGCGCTGGGCCCCCGCGATCCTCCTGACGGGCTGGCCAATGGTTCTGCTTGTGAGCGGAATCGTCACGGGCCTGGTGTGCACCTGGCTGGGGCGCCGTGCCGCAGCCGGGCGGGGGGAGGGCCTGGATCGCCCCGCCATGGGGCGCCGCGACGCCCTGGAGTTTGCTGGAGCCCTGGTACTGGCCGTCGTCCTGACCGCCATCCCGGTGGCGGTCGGCACCAATGGCTGGGACAGCCCCGCACAGGCCTCCGACGGCGTCTTCCACCTGTCCGCCACAGCCTTCGTCCGCCTTACGGGGGACGCATCCTTCCTTGGCGGCCTGGCCCCCATGTACGACGGTATGAGCGTCTACTACCCCACAGGCTGGCACGCCCTGGCCTCCCTGCTGCCCGGGGACGTGGTGACAGGTGCCAATGCGATGGTGGCTGTGTTGGGCGCACTGGTGTGGCCGCTGAGCATGGCGGCCCTCCTGCGCGAGGTGCTGCGGGATACCGGCAGGTCACTGGCCGTGGGCGGCGCGCTGGCCGGCTCGGTCATTGCGCCGCTGCTCATGCTCACCAGCGTGTGGCCCTACGGGCTGTCTGTCGTTGTGCTGCCCGGTGCGCTGGCGCTGCTCGTGCGTGCGGTGCGCCGGGGGAGCGTGGGCGCGGTGCGCCGAGGCTCGGCCTGGATGCTGGCCGGTCTCGGGGCGCTGGGCGTCGTCATGGCCCACGGCACTGGGGTCTTCAACCTCGTCGTCCTGGGGCTTCCCGTCGTGATCATGGGGGGACTCCCGGCTGTGCGCCGTATCTGGGTGCGCGGCGGCCTGGCGCGCGCCGCTCTGGTGCTGGCCCTGGCCGGCTGTCTGGCGGTGGTGGTCGGCGGGGCCTGGTTCATGCGCCGCTCGCTCATCTCGGTCTTCAGCTTCCAGCGGGGGTCTGCCACGATCTGGGAGACGCTGTTCGCCGTCGTTGTCGACCATCCCCTGCTGGCGACCTTCTTCCCCTGGATCCCGGGCAATATCGTGGTGCTCGTCCTGGCTGTCCTGGGTGCCGGGGCCTGGAAGCGCGTGCCGCAGGTGCGCGCCTGGGCGGTGGGCGCCGGTGCATCACTGCTCCTGCTCCTCCTGGCCACCGGGCCGGCCTGGCCCCTGCGGCTACTGGCGGGCCCCTGGTACACCCAGCGCGCCCGCATTATGCCGCTGCTGACCGTGGCGATGCTCGTTCTGGCAGCCATCGGCATCCAGGAGGCGACACGTCGATGGGGTACTAGGGGTGCTGGCGGCCAGGATGACGATGACAAGGCCCGTCGCCTGCCCGCCGCTATGCGCCCACTGCTGGTGCGGGCCCGCAGGGATGTGCCCGTCGCAATCCTGCTGGCGTCCCTTCTGCTGGCGCCGGCCTGGAGGTGGGGGCTGCGCGAGGATCTCCTGGCGGCCATCCACGATCCGGACAGCGTCTCCTACGGCGCCATGCTCTCCGACGGCGAGCTGGAGCTCATCCGCCGCGCCCCGCAGGTGCTGCCCGAGGACGCCGTGGTCCTGGGGGATCCCTCCAACGGAAGCCCCTATCTGTGGAGCGTGTCCGGGGTGCGCGTCATCTACCCCTCCCGGCCCGGGCCGGTCAGCGAGGAGCTGACCTGGTTGGGCAATAACGCCAACCGGATCGAGACCGAGCCGAGGGTCTGCGAGATCCTGCGCCGGCACGGGGCCGCCTACTACTACTCCGACGACGCCCCTGCAGACGGCGTCGTCGGAGGAGCCCGCAAGCCGCTGTGGGGACAGGCGCTGGCAGAGGTGCCGCGCAGTGCGCTCGAGCCCATTGACAGTCAGGGCACGGCGGTCCTGTGGCGCATCACCGCCTGCACCTGA